The SAR324 cluster bacterium genome segment GGCAATTTGACTGCTGATCGAGAGATTGAAATCGTTTTACGGGCCCGAGATTATGATGATCGCCCACAGCCTCGAGGGAAGCAAGCAAGAGGCTTTGCTGGCCATGGTGCTTTATACGGGAGAACTACTGGCATCTGGCAAACTGTCTGGATGGAGCCAGTTCCACAGATTCACCTACAACGCCCTCGTCTGACTCCTGTTGGATCCACAGAATCCTTGCAGGTTGTACAGCCTTTGAGCATTCCGACCGAGGGACATCAGGTTCGTTTCCAAATCCTTGCCGATGGGAAAGAGGTTGCCTCCAAGACCTTAAAAACAAATGCTGATTTCACTCTTCAAGCAGATATCCCTTTACCCACAGTGCGACGTTGGACTATAGAGGATCCTTTCCTCTATGAAGTGAATGTAGAGTTGCGGAATACTAGCAATGCAGTCGTCGATTCTTACCAAAGTTACTTCGGCTTTCGAACGGTATCGTTGGATGGCAAGAAGTTTAAACTCAACGGCAAAACGATCTTCCAGCGGCTTGTACTGGACCAAGGTTACTACCCAGACGGATTGATGACGGCTCCTCGTGATGAGGATCTAGTTGAAGATATTCGGCTCAGTTTAGAGGCTGGTTTCAATGGAGCGCGGCTTCACCAGAAAGTGTTCGAAGAACGTTTCCTGTACCATGCCGATCGCATGGGTTACCTGGTCTGGGGAGAATTTGGAGACTGGGGTGCAGCCAATCTTGGACGCTTTCCTCACCATCAAAGCTTTTCTGCTTCCTACATCACAGAGTGGCTTGAAGCTATCGAGCGGGATTATTCACATCCAAGTATTGTAGGTTGGTGTCCTCTCAACGAAACTTGGGAACCTATCATGGAGGAGATGTCGCAACTGGATGACATCACAAAAGGTATGTTCCTGGCGACCAAGGCCATGGATCCAACTCGGCCTGTACTGGACACATCGGGTTACTCCCATCGGATTCATGAGACCGATGTCTACGACTGCCACGACTACACTCAGGATCCAGAAAAGTTTGCAGAACATCACTCACATGTTGGCGAGGGAGACCCCTATCAGAATGAGTGGAAGGTAGAGGGGCCTCATCTGCGAGATTATCGTGGGCGACCTCTCAAACAACGTTGGTCAACCCCTTACCGAGGTCAACCCTACTTTGTCAGCGAGTTTGGGGGAATTTGGTGGAACCCAGAAGATGAGCATCGTGATTCCTGGGGATACGGTGAGAGACCGAAAAATATCGAAGAGTTTTATGACCGCTTTGAAAAACTCTGTACGATCCTGCTAAAGAATCCGCTAATGTTCGGCTATTGCTATACCCAACTCACCGATATTGATCAGGAGCAAAACGGGATCTACACCTATCGGCGAGATATTAAATTTGACATGCAGCGCATCCGGCGTGTTCAGACCCAGATCGCAGCTATTGAGAAGCTAGCAGACTAAGCTTTTCAAATGCAGGGCTTCTCTAAAAGTTAATCACTCGCAGGGTCTCTCTCTCATTTAGAGAAGCCAACGGTCTCATTCTGCTTCTGTATCTTCCTCACAATCACGGTATTCCACCTTGCCATCAGGCAAGATCGTATTGCAAAGCTTTGCCTTTTTGAACAGCGTGTTCTCTGTAATCGCTTCTCGTAGGTCAATACCGTACAAGTTTGCATCGGTCAAATCGGCATCCGTCAAGTCAGCGCCTTGAAGTCGGATTCGATGTAAGTTTGCTCCAACTAGCTTGGCTTGGCTCAGTACAGCTTTGCTCAGATCTGCTTCTCGTATGTCTGCGCCTGACAAGTCTACCTCACTCAAATTCGCTTCACTCAAATTTGCTTCGCTTAGATCCGCATTCGTCAAGTCAGCACCAACCAAATTAGCACCTCGTAATTTCGCTCCAGACAATTTGGCACCTGAAAGGTCTGCTCCTTCGAGGTTTGCGTGCAACAAATCGACTTCCGTCAAATCTGCACTCTTCAAGTTGGCTTCTGGTAAATTGGCTTCATGCAGATCAGCAAAGAACAGTAAGGCTCCCGATAAGTCCACCTGTGCCAAATTGGCTTGGTGAAGATTGACCCCGTTCAAGTCAGCTCCATGGAGATCCGATCCTACCAGATTGGCCTCCTGCAAATCGGCTTTTGCTAAATTGGCTTTGGACAGCTTGGCTTCTCGCAGATCTGAAGAATACAGGACGGCCTTGGGCAAATCGGCTTTCGAAAGATCTACACCAAACAACTCGCCCTTAGGACAAACCTTGGTCTCCAGAAGTTGACGCAAGTGCTCAGGATCGTGGTTTTTCATTTTGTGTTTACATCTTTCAGTTGGAACAACTCAGATCACGAACAGAAAAATTAAACAAACCAGGTCCACTACGGCCAGAACCAGCAGAATCGGCAGATATTTTTTGATGGTCGGATGAAGCATTGGACTCAATGGAATTCAGCCATGTTTTTCCAGGCTTCCCGCAGTTTTTCGATGTTAAAGCCTGGTTGTTGGCTGGCATTGATCAGGATCCGCTCCTTATCAAAAATCTTCTGGGCCATCTCAACAATTTCCTGAATTCCGTCTTGGGGAACAACCACAGCACCATGCATATCTGCATGAATCAAATCTCCGTCCTCGACATCCATACCATGGACGGTCACCGACTGCCCCCAGTCCACAAGGTGCACCCAGGCATGTGATGGATTAACCATCCCAGCCAGCATTTGAAACTTGTCCTGGGCATCTGGAATGTCTCGAACACAACCATTGGTAATGACTCCCAGGCAACCAAGGCCATAGTGCAAATTACTATTCACCTCTCCCCAAAACGAACCGTAGCCCGGCATCTCGTCTAGATCCTGGATCACAGAAATACTTGGTATAGGGCCTCCTTCAGCCACATAGCTGTAGTAACTATCTCGATTCCAGGCATCTGTGGGCTGATGCATTGCTCGTAATCTGGCAGTTCGTGCATGCCCCACGATAGAAGGCAAAGAGGGACGTGAGCAGGTAAATGGGCGAATCGTGAAGCCCCGATTTCTTCGATTCGGATACACGGCCTCAATTGCATTGCAAACCGTCGGGGTATCCAGTGCTTTCAAGGCTTGAAGCGATTGCTCATTTGATTGTGTCATTTTTCTAGTGCTCATTTAATGATTATCAAGAAGTGATCTTCTGAGAGGAAACGAATGTAACCAACCATTTTTATCACTATTTATTTAGATCAACCGTAGTCATTTTGTCAGCAAAGAACGCCCGTTGGATACCACGTACGCTTTCGCCTCCATCCACAACAATATTCGAACCTACACTGTAATTGCCTGCATCAGAAGCTAGAAAAATGGCTGCTCCTGCTATATTCCCTTTCTCACCAACTCGTTTGCCTGGTATGTAATTGCGCATCTCTTCGGTATAGTCTCGAGCAATTTGATTTAAGTCTGTAGGGAAATCTCCCGGAGAAATTGTGTTGATGTAGATGCCTTCCCAAGCCAAGCTGTCCCCAAGATGTTTACCCAATTGGATCAACCCTGCCTTGCTGACACCATAGGCAAAATTATAGAAAGGATTGATCTTTCCACAGCCATCAATCGAAGCAATATTGATTACTTTTTTCGGAGTTTCTGGAGAGCAATCCACTCGCATATAAGGGAGAAAAGCCTGGATCAAAAAATAGATAGATTTGATGTTGAGATCCATGACCCGATCCCAATCCGATTCAGTCACATCGTCCAATGCCTTGCCACCATCGGAGATGCCAGCGTTATTGACAAGAATATCGAGTCGAGATTCTCTCTCGGCAAACTGGGACACAAATTGTTTGATCCCAGCCAGGTCTTTCAAATCTGCAGAAATGACCTCACACTCCCCTAGCTTGGAAAATTCCGCTTGCTTCGACTTTAGTTGCTCTGCATTGCGGGCCACCAGGTACACCCTAGCCCCAAAGTTCAGGAATCCCTCGGCAATCATAGCCCCGATTCCCATTGAGCCGCCGGTGACCACAGCCACCTTGTTCTTTAAAGAGAACATATCTTTCATCCTGAATCTCTCAAAAATTGAATTTGTTGCGAATTCTGACTATCCCAAGCAGATCAATAACTTGGAATCCCTAAACTAGCCACTACAGACTGTCCAGTAAATTGTTCCTTCTCTACCTTTAAAAAGTTTAAAGATCAAAGGTAAATCAAAGAATTCACCCTAACTTTAGATGGCTCACTAAGATATGCAATAGCATTCAACTTCAAAAACTTGTACACCAACAGAGTACTCAAACCTTTAGAGATATTCCTCATCTACAAAGTCTAACCAAAAGATGAAACCCGAACTTTCCAACCAGCAAATCTTACAATTTCTGACCGAAAAATATGGATCTGAACTGCAATGGGCTCCCATTGCCGAGGGAATGGAATCTCGAGTACTCACATTTGTTTGGGAGAACCAGCAATATATCCTGCGAGTGAATCCCAATCAGTCTGGATTTCAGAAAGATCGCTGGTGCTTTCAACAGTTTCATTCTGAAGAGTTGCCAATTCCTGAAATTGTTGAGATTGGCTCATTCTCACCCTACTATGCCTACAGTATTTCCCATCGACTTTCTGGTATCACACTTGAGGACAGTGCAAGTCCAACTCTCCAACAACTCACTCCGTACGTTAGTCAGGTTTGGAGGGTAATTAGCCAAGCGCCGCTGCCAAGCTCTGAAGGCTTTGGTCCTTTTGACGAGTACGGACACGCTACCTTCTCATCCTGGCAATCCTTTTTACAGTCAACAGTACATGGGAAAGATCAACAGTGGGACCATCTGTTTGCCAGTAATTTGCTAGATGCCACAGCACTTGAACCTGTGATGCAGAGCTATCTCCAACTGACTGAGCATTGTCCTGAAGAACGCAAGCTGGTGCACGGAGACTTTGGTTCTAATAATGTATTAATCAATGGTCAAAAGATTACTGGAGTATTGGACTGGGACTGTGCGCTCTATGGGGATCCACTTTTTGATGTAGCTGGGAGTTTTTTCTGGTCACCATGGCTCGACTGCATGCGAATTCAGTCAGAGTTCTTTCAGCAAACACTAAAGAACGAAACCAACTTTGCTGTGCGCCAGCAGTGCTATCAACTGCGTTGTGGACTTGAAGAAATCCATGAAAATGCTTTGGCAGGAAATCAAAAATTATTGAACTGGCTCCTCAACCGAACTATGTGGATTCATCAAGCAATTTAGAACTGAATTTTTAGCCGGGAGGTCTGCACAGACTCACTTACACTCCACCACAAGATGACTTGTTGCTTGCGTCACGAAGGAGTCTCCATGCGGGATGGTAAAAGCAGTGACTCGGTCTAGAATATCGTATCCTCCTGGACATACTGTCCCCGCCTCTTTATAGCATTCATGGTGTTCTAGTTGATCTGAAGCCAAGGTTAGCGTCCGACCCAAACCCGTACACTCCAGCGTATGGATTTCCCCACCACTTGGCCCTGTTTGCTTGGGACTTCCTTGGCAGCTGCAGAAGAACCACACAGCACCAATATTGATAAAAATTTTGAAGGGTTTCATTCGCTGTATTGCAAGACCATCAAGTTTTGAAGATGAATTTGATTTCTGCAAGGCATCCAAACTTGATACCCGAACGTTCACTATCACTTCAGCCAAACTCTTCCTGCTTTCGCCGTAGGTGCATCGCATAGGCTTTACAGCACATCCCCGTGAGATGCCCCGTAAAGTATCCAAGAAAAGCAATCGAGAACGCTATCGACATAGTCCGTTCATTAAACACTCCAGTAAAGGCCAGAATAGATCCAAGTGCGGCTGCTAATTCTCCTGCATCCTTTGCCACATGGGAAGTTTCCTCCCAAAAATCAACTGAGTTTTGAGGCCGGCGTGTGTAGACGACAAAGAAAGTGAAACCCCACACAACGATGATCGTGGGTAGGTCAATAAAACGCTCAAAGATCGGACGCTGCAAAATCACAGAGTCCTCTGTACAGTAAAATCCTCGCTCTGGAGAGTAGGCCTCTTCACAGACACCAGTCGGACTTTCAAACCGAAATGTGGACGATTGAAAGTCAAAGTGTGTTGCGACAAACACGATTATCAGAATTCCAAGAAATCGTAAGCGAATCCCCATTTTACTCCTCCAATGCAGTTTATCTCGCAGTTTATAGAACCTGAATGCGTTAATCCTAAGTACTTCCCTGCAACACCCCCAAGTTGACACGCTCTCCATACCATCGT includes the following:
- a CDS encoding RraA family protein, coding for MTQSNEQSLQALKALDTPTVCNAIEAVYPNRRNRGFTIRPFTCSRPSLPSIVGHARTARLRAMHQPTDAWNRDSYYSYVAEGGPIPSISVIQDLDEMPGYGSFWGEVNSNLHYGLGCLGVITNGCVRDIPDAQDKFQMLAGMVNPSHAWVHLVDWGQSVTVHGMDVEDGDLIHADMHGAVVVPQDGIQEIVEMAQKIFDKERILINASQQPGFNIEKLREAWKNMAEFH
- a CDS encoding pentapeptide repeat-containing protein, whose amino-acid sequence is MKNHDPEHLRQLLETKVCPKGELFGVDLSKADLPKAVLYSSDLREAKLSKANLAKADLQEANLVGSDLHGADLNGVNLHQANLAQVDLSGALLFFADLHEANLPEANLKSADLTEVDLLHANLEGADLSGAKLSGAKLRGANLVGADLTNADLSEANLSEANLSEVDLSGADIREADLSKAVLSQAKLVGANLHRIRLQGADLTDADLTDANLYGIDLREAITENTLFKKAKLCNTILPDGKVEYRDCEEDTEAE
- a CDS encoding SDR family oxidoreductase produces the protein MFSLKNKVAVVTGGSMGIGAMIAEGFLNFGARVYLVARNAEQLKSKQAEFSKLGECEVISADLKDLAGIKQFVSQFAERESRLDILVNNAGISDGGKALDDVTESDWDRVMDLNIKSIYFLIQAFLPYMRVDCSPETPKKVINIASIDGCGKINPFYNFAYGVSKAGLIQLGKHLGDSLAWEGIYINTISPGDFPTDLNQIARDYTEEMRNYIPGKRVGEKGNIAGAAIFLASDAGNYSVGSNIVVDGGESVRGIQRAFFADKMTTVDLNK
- a CDS encoding aminoglycoside phosphotransferase family protein: MKPELSNQQILQFLTEKYGSELQWAPIAEGMESRVLTFVWENQQYILRVNPNQSGFQKDRWCFQQFHSEELPIPEIVEIGSFSPYYAYSISHRLSGITLEDSASPTLQQLTPYVSQVWRVISQAPLPSSEGFGPFDEYGHATFSSWQSFLQSTVHGKDQQWDHLFASNLLDATALEPVMQSYLQLTEHCPEERKLVHGDFGSNNVLINGQKITGVLDWDCALYGDPLFDVAGSFFWSPWLDCMRIQSEFFQQTLKNETNFAVRQQCYQLRCGLEEIHENALAGNQKLLNWLLNRTMWIHQAI
- a CDS encoding glycoside hydrolase family 2 TIM barrel-domain containing protein — protein: GNLTADREIEIVLRARDYDDRPQPRGKQARGFAGHGALYGRTTGIWQTVWMEPVPQIHLQRPRLTPVGSTESLQVVQPLSIPTEGHQVRFQILADGKEVASKTLKTNADFTLQADIPLPTVRRWTIEDPFLYEVNVELRNTSNAVVDSYQSYFGFRTVSLDGKKFKLNGKTIFQRLVLDQGYYPDGLMTAPRDEDLVEDIRLSLEAGFNGARLHQKVFEERFLYHADRMGYLVWGEFGDWGAANLGRFPHHQSFSASYITEWLEAIERDYSHPSIVGWCPLNETWEPIMEEMSQLDDITKGMFLATKAMDPTRPVLDTSGYSHRIHETDVYDCHDYTQDPEKFAEHHSHVGEGDPYQNEWKVEGPHLRDYRGRPLKQRWSTPYRGQPYFVSEFGGIWWNPEDEHRDSWGYGERPKNIEEFYDRFEKLCTILLKNPLMFGYCYTQLTDIDQEQNGIYTYRRDIKFDMQRIRRVQTQIAAIEKLAD